A segment of the Lactobacillus sp. ESL0700 genome:
TACATAAAAATTCAATATTTCTGGCATTACCCATTGCTGATTCAATTGAACCACCAATAGCTAAAAGACCGTGATTGGCAAGCAAAATACCGTGATCTTCTCCCATGGTCTTGTAAGCTTCTACTGCAATATCATGAGAACCATAGATCTTATAATTAGTACACTTTAATGTTTTGCATAAATCAGCTACTACATAATGAATTGGTGGCACATCTTTGTTTAGGCAAGCCATTGCTGTTGCAAAATCAGCATGCGAGTGAATTACAGATTTAATTTCAGGATTATTTTTATAAAAGATTGAGTGCATTTCAAATTCACTTGATGGTTTACGGTCACCTTCAAGAATGTTGCCATCGAGATCCATCACAACAACATCTTCTGGTTTAGTTTCATAATAGTCAATGCCTGACGGACTAATTAGCATCACCTTGGATTCAGGAACAAAGATACTCAAGTTACCACCAGTACCTGTTGTTAAATGCTCATCAACCAATTTTTTACCAAATTCAACAATTTTATTTCTTTCTTCAATATAATCCATAATAATTTTATTCTCCTATTTTTTGACAACTGTGTTATTACCAATTTCTTGCCACTGATAATAACAGCGTAATAATTTTTCGTTTTTATGCGGTTGATATTTGAATCTTAATGGCCTTTGGATATTCTGATTACTCTCTCCCATTGCTTCATTAGCAACATTAAAGCAACCAATAATTGATGGCTCTTGAAAATCTGAATATATCGCTACTGTTCTACCAGTTATATCAGCAACAACTTGGGGAATTATTTGAGAATTCATCCCTCCACCACAGGCAACGATTGTATCCTTCGTATTGGATACTGTTTTACTTAATTGTTTAATTTTTTGTGAAATTGCAAAGCCAATATCTAGTGGTACACTACCAACAATTTCCTTTTTGGTTATTTTCTTAGAAAGTGGTGGTAACATATACCAACCACCATAACCATTAATTCCTGTAGATTTACGAAAACTTTGTGTAGTTAAATTTGCCAGTATTTTTTGTTCACCAGACAGCGAAACCTCTTCTTCTATTTCTTTATAACTGGTTTCAGGTAATAATGCCTGTCTAGCGTATTCATAATTAAGACCTGTGACGCCTGGATTATATTCTAAGACATAATCATCACCGCCAAGATCCAAATCAAGCCAGCAATTAGTATCGCTTGAAGCTTCTTTTGAACGAATACAAACTGGACTAGTTGTTCCGGAAACTAGGCACAAGGTACTAGTATCTTGTGAATCTGTGATTGCTCTCATTGCTAGTTGGGTATCAGCTCCCCCAATTACAAAATCACAGTTACTTTGACGATTAATACCAAAACTCTCTAGCATATCTATATTGGTTACTTTAAATTTAGTACCTGTTTTAACAATAGTAGGTAACCTAATGTTAGTTAGTCCGAATATATCCAATAGGTTTTCATCCCAGTTTTTAGTATGTAAATCGAATAATTGTGTTTCAACAGCTTGTGAATATTCAATTACTAACTTATTACAAAACAGTAACGCAAAAGCTTCACTTAAACTTGTAAATGAACAAACTTTAGCAAATAATTCTGGTCGATCATGCTTTAATCCTACTAATTTCATTGCCAAAAAATCTGCAGATAAGCTTCTTGTAGTAATATTTTGGATTTGGATAAAATTATCAACGTAATCGTTAATAAAACGTTCCCCTCTACTATCAATATTAGGAATGCCAAAAAGTAATTTCTGATTTTCATCAGTTAAAAAGAATGTCTGTCTAGCTCCTGAAACAGTAATTGCTGAGATATGATTATCAAATGAACTTAAAACTTTTTTAGAAGCACTTTGAAGATTCTTCATAAAAGTTGGAATATCAATTAACATTCCACCATTTTTATCAGACTGATATTCATTAGAAATATGCTGCAGGTCATAAACCTTACCTAGATTGTCCATTAAACAAACTCGACTGCTACCTGTTCCAATATCTATGAGCAAGTAAAACTTCTTGTCAGCCATATTAATTGCTTCCTATTACAGTTGGATTCATCAAATTTGCATGCTTATAATCTTTATTTAAGAAGTTCAGAATAGATTGAACAGCAATTTCTGATTGATGAAGTACAACTTCATAAGTAGAGCCACAAATATGTGGTGTACAGATGACATTATCAAGTAGAGCTAATTTCATATCATCTTTTGTTTTTGGTGGTTCAACATCTAACACATCAAGAATTGCGCCACTAATTTTCTTATTAACCAATGCATTATATAAGTCATCGTTATTAACCACTGCTGACCTTGAAGTA
Coding sequences within it:
- a CDS encoding FGGY family carbohydrate kinase — translated: MADKKFYLLIDIGTGSSRVCLMDNLGKVYDLQHISNEYQSDKNGGMLIDIPTFMKNLQSASKKVLSSFDNHISAITVSGARQTFFLTDENQKLLFGIPNIDSRGERFINDYVDNFIQIQNITTRSLSADFLAMKLVGLKHDRPELFAKVCSFTSLSEAFALLFCNKLVIEYSQAVETQLFDLHTKNWDENLLDIFGLTNIRLPTIVKTGTKFKVTNIDMLESFGINRQSNCDFVIGGADTQLAMRAITDSQDTSTLCLVSGTTSPVCIRSKEASSDTNCWLDLDLGGDDYVLEYNPGVTGLNYEYARQALLPETSYKEIEEEVSLSGEQKILANLTTQSFRKSTGINGYGGWYMLPPLSKKITKKEIVGSVPLDIGFAISQKIKQLSKTVSNTKDTIVACGGGMNSQIIPQVVADITGRTVAIYSDFQEPSIIGCFNVANEAMGESNQNIQRPLRFKYQPHKNEKLLRCYYQWQEIGNNTVVKK
- a CDS encoding L-fuculose-phosphate aldolase, producing MDYIEERNKIVEFGKKLVDEHLTTGTGGNLSIFVPESKVMLISPSGIDYYETKPEDVVVMDLDGNILEGDRKPSSEFEMHSIFYKNNPEIKSVIHSHADFATAMACLNKDVPPIHYVVADLCKTLKCTNYKIYGSHDIAVEAYKTMGEDHGILLANHGLLAIGGSIESAMGNARNIEFLCKLYIYASAVGTPVPLNEEQMNEVAKKFTTYGQPKK